The Lysobacter sp. genome includes a window with the following:
- the cysA gene encoding sulfate ABC transporter ATP-binding protein yields the protein MELTIRGLEKRYNGVCALDSVDLDIASGELIALLGPSGSGKTTLLRVIAGLLAPDRGRVLFGERDATRLSLRERNVGFVFQHYALFKHMTVAENIAFGLRSRPRARRPDKATIARRVDELLGLIQLPELGGRYPEQLSGGQKQRVALARALAIDPSVLLLDEPFGALDAKVRVELRRWLRRLHEQTGQTTLFVTHDQEEALELADRVVLLRDGRIEQVGTPEQIYQAPASAYVFDFIGRSNALDGTVQASTFVSDDGAVRFAAPGVADGPVVAQLRPHDLVRGEDHAGIRARVLAAHRRADRITIELAVGDRAKAFEWDMIDSTDATPPTVGDDVVLRPTRAMFYPRER from the coding sequence ATGGAGCTCACGATCCGTGGACTCGAAAAACGCTACAACGGCGTTTGCGCGCTGGACTCGGTCGATCTGGATATCGCATCCGGCGAGCTGATCGCGCTGCTCGGGCCGTCGGGCTCGGGCAAGACCACGCTGCTGCGGGTCATCGCCGGCCTGCTGGCGCCGGATCGCGGTCGCGTGCTGTTCGGCGAGCGCGACGCCACGCGCCTGAGCCTGCGCGAACGCAACGTCGGCTTCGTGTTCCAGCACTACGCGCTGTTCAAGCACATGACCGTGGCGGAGAACATCGCCTTCGGTCTGCGCAGCCGCCCGCGCGCGCGCCGACCCGACAAGGCCACGATCGCGCGCCGCGTCGACGAACTGCTCGGGTTGATCCAGTTGCCCGAGCTCGGTGGTCGTTATCCCGAACAGCTGTCGGGTGGCCAGAAACAGCGCGTGGCGCTCGCTCGCGCGCTGGCGATCGATCCGAGCGTGCTGCTGCTGGACGAGCCTTTCGGCGCGCTCGACGCCAAGGTGCGCGTCGAACTGCGGCGCTGGCTGCGCAGATTGCACGAACAGACCGGCCAGACCACGCTGTTCGTGACCCACGACCAGGAAGAAGCGCTGGAACTCGCCGACCGCGTGGTGCTGCTGCGCGACGGCAGGATCGAACAGGTCGGTACGCCCGAACAGATCTATCAGGCGCCGGCTTCGGCATACGTGTTCGATTTCATCGGCCGCAGCAATGCGCTCGATGGCACCGTGCAGGCATCGACATTCGTCAGCGACGATGGCGCCGTTCGGTTCGCCGCGCCCGGTGTCGCCGACGGTCCGGTCGTTGCGCAACTGCGTCCTCACGATCTCGTGCGGGGCGAGGATCATGCCGGCATCCGCGCGCGCGTACTCGCCGCGCATCGTCGTGCCGACAGGATCACCATCGAACTTGCGGTCGGCGACCGTGCCAAGGCCTTCGAGTGGGACATGATCGATTCGACGGATGCGACGCCGCCAACGGTCGGCGATGATGTGGTGCTGCGTCCGACGCGCGCGATGTTCTATCCGCGCGAACGGTGA
- the cysW gene encoding sulfate ABC transporter permease subunit CysW: protein MRFRCCSRTSAGRGGVMNDDPIREPLLVRWILILLAVGAMALLVLLPLLMVLSAAFGDGFRAWWAALSEPDAVAALSLTLFTVAIVLPINAIFGTLTAWALARFEFRGKRALLSLIDLPFAVSPVVAGLCLVLLFGSHGWFASVLEALDIKILFARPGIVLATLFITFPFVVRELIPLMEQQGPDEELAARSLGAGAWTLFSRVTLPNIKWGLVYGVLLCSARAMGEFGAVSVVSGHIRGLTNTLPLHIEILYNEFDTTAAFAAASLLSGLALITLVVKFWLEARHGDALASSHRKH from the coding sequence ATGCGATTCCGCTGCTGTTCGCGCACGAGCGCAGGAAGGGGAGGCGTCATGAACGATGATCCGATCCGCGAGCCGCTGTTGGTGCGCTGGATCCTGATCCTGCTGGCGGTGGGTGCGATGGCGCTGCTGGTGCTGCTGCCGCTGTTGATGGTGCTCTCAGCGGCGTTCGGCGACGGGTTTCGCGCGTGGTGGGCGGCGTTGAGCGAACCCGACGCGGTTGCGGCGCTGTCGTTGACGCTGTTTACGGTCGCCATCGTGCTGCCGATCAATGCGATCTTCGGCACTCTGACTGCATGGGCGCTCGCGCGCTTCGAGTTCCGCGGCAAACGCGCGCTGCTGTCGCTGATCGATCTGCCGTTTGCGGTATCGCCGGTGGTCGCGGGCCTGTGCCTGGTGCTGCTGTTCGGGTCGCACGGCTGGTTCGCATCGGTGCTCGAAGCGCTCGACATCAAGATCCTGTTCGCGCGGCCGGGTATCGTGCTGGCGACGCTGTTCATCACCTTTCCATTCGTCGTGCGCGAACTCATCCCGCTGATGGAGCAACAGGGGCCGGACGAGGAACTGGCCGCACGGTCGCTGGGCGCGGGCGCCTGGACGCTGTTTTCGCGGGTGACCTTGCCGAACATCAAATGGGGTCTGGTCTACGGCGTGCTGCTGTGCAGCGCGCGGGCGATGGGCGAATTCGGCGCGGTGTCGGTGGTGTCCGGTCATATCCGGGGGCTGACCAATACGCTGCCGCTGCATATCGAGATCCTCTACAACGAATTCGATACCACCGCAGCGTTCGCTGCGGCGTCGCTGTTGTCCGGGTTGGCGTTGATCACGCTGGTGGTGAAGTTCTGGCTGGAAGCGCGTCACGGCGACGCGCTCGCGTCATCGCACAGGAAGCACTGA
- the cysT gene encoding sulfate ABC transporter permease subunit CysT: MRHPLPGFGLSLGLGLSWLSLVVMLPLLALSLRAVGLGAEGWLRALRDPRVQAALELSFAAALAAAIVASMVGVLVAWVLVRYRFPGRRLLDALVDLPFALPTAVAGIALTAIYSSHGWIGRWIEPLGLKIAYTPIGIVLALIFIGLPFAVRTVQPLLESLGREQEEAAASLGASRLTALRRVIFPELLPGLLTGFSLAFARGLGEYGSVIFIAGNLPYRTEIAPLLITIRLEENDYNAAVVLAALLLVASFLCLLAINAIPLLFAHERRKGRRHER, from the coding sequence ATGCGCCATCCGTTGCCGGGGTTCGGTCTGAGCCTCGGGCTCGGGCTGTCCTGGTTGAGTCTGGTGGTCATGCTGCCGCTGCTGGCGCTGAGCCTCCGTGCGGTCGGATTGGGCGCCGAGGGTTGGCTGCGCGCGCTGCGCGACCCGCGCGTGCAGGCCGCGCTGGAGTTGAGCTTCGCAGCGGCGCTGGCGGCAGCGATCGTTGCATCGATGGTCGGCGTTCTGGTGGCGTGGGTGCTCGTGCGCTATCGCTTCCCGGGGCGTCGTCTGCTCGATGCGCTGGTCGATCTGCCGTTCGCGCTGCCGACCGCCGTCGCGGGCATCGCGCTGACCGCGATCTATTCCAGCCACGGTTGGATCGGGCGTTGGATCGAGCCGCTCGGATTGAAGATCGCCTATACCCCGATCGGGATCGTGCTGGCATTGATCTTCATCGGTCTGCCTTTCGCCGTGCGCACCGTGCAGCCGCTGCTGGAAAGCCTGGGGCGCGAACAGGAAGAAGCCGCCGCTTCGCTCGGCGCGTCGCGGCTCACCGCGCTGCGCCGGGTGATCTTTCCGGAGCTGTTGCCGGGCCTGCTGACCGGCTTCTCGCTGGCATTCGCGCGCGGGCTGGGCGAGTACGGCTCGGTGATCTTCATCGCCGGCAATCTGCCGTACAGGACCGAGATCGCGCCGCTGCTGATCACGATCCGCCTGGAGGAAAACGACTACAACGCCGCGGTCGTGCTGGCCGCGCTGCTGCTGGTCGCGTCGTTCCTGTGCCTGCTGGCGATCAATGCGATTCCGCTGCTGTTCGCGCACGAGCGCAGGAAGGGGAGGCGTCATGAACGATGA